CGGCTGCGGGCGTTGAAGGCACGGCCGGCGCGGGCGCGGCCGGGGCAGCTTCCACGGTTGGCACCACAGCACGCTTGTGCGCGGGCTTGTGTTCGCTCACATGCTTGGGTTGGGAATCGCCTGCAGACCGATACCCGGATTGGCGCACGGCTGACTTGATATCGGCGATCTCGAGTCGCGTTTCGTCGTAGCGCACTGTGGCGCTTCCCGCAGCGTAATTCACTGTAACGCTTTCGACACCCGGCACCTTACCAATCCGCTTTTCCACTTCGTTCACGCTGAATACCGACAGCATGTCGTGCACTTCAATAACGCTCGTTTTCATCGCGGCTCCTTAGTGGTCTTCATCTTCAACTTGGGCGGCCCGATGTAACTACTGCGTTGCCGGCACACCCCACCGGCGGGCGAGAAAGTTGTAGATGGGGACGAACACGAGTCCGGCGTATACGCCGTAGAGAAAGCTCTCAATCA
This window of the Deltaproteobacteria bacterium genome carries:
- a CDS encoding cation transporter; the protein is MKTSVIEVHDMLSVFSVNEVEKRIGKVPGVESVTVNYAAGSATVRYDETRLEIADIKSAVRQSGYRSAGDSQPKHVSEHKPAHKRAVVPTVEAAPAAPAPAVPSTPAA